The following proteins are encoded in a genomic region of Lachnospiraceae bacterium KM106-2:
- a CDS encoding transcriptional activator tipA, with protein sequence MDLVTISSLSKMCGVSTRTLRYYEELGLIRSRKQDDYAYRTYDQGEVKRLQQILLLRKLNIRLKEIPALLENQDVEQALTLFKEHLTETNQTITALTTLQTIYEELIHKLSLYVDQNLAAALSNESEILESIGKLPILKESLTFTKERKKNLDKVEEQLNGLRDEEVRVLHLPAMVTACSHYLGLDPEMHAMAKLDQFVKKENLLDKKSDLRIFGCNNPCPKYPGDLYGYEYYITIPEDQKVLEPLEKRQLPGGLYAVYCIPMGEFARWSDLYDWVNKSTEYELEQREPWGMGGALEEHLNPYGYYKENERKEGFKQLDLMIPIKKR encoded by the coding sequence ATGGATCTTGTTACAATCAGTAGCTTATCAAAAATGTGTGGGGTATCGACAAGGACATTAAGGTACTATGAGGAGCTGGGCTTGATCAGAAGCAGAAAGCAAGACGATTATGCATATCGTACTTACGATCAAGGCGAGGTAAAGCGGTTACAGCAGATATTGCTCTTACGTAAACTCAATATTCGATTAAAGGAGATACCTGCACTATTAGAGAATCAAGATGTAGAACAAGCGCTGACTCTCTTTAAGGAACATTTAACAGAGACGAATCAAACGATTACGGCGTTAACGACGTTACAAACAATTTATGAGGAGCTTATTCATAAGCTCTCACTTTATGTAGATCAAAATCTAGCAGCAGCCTTAAGTAATGAGTCAGAGATTCTAGAATCGATTGGGAAATTACCCATATTGAAAGAATCTTTGACTTTTACTAAAGAAAGGAAAAAGAATTTAGATAAGGTTGAGGAGCAGCTAAATGGTTTAAGGGATGAGGAGGTAAGAGTACTGCATCTGCCAGCGATGGTGACGGCATGTAGTCATTATCTCGGATTAGATCCGGAAATGCATGCAATGGCCAAACTAGATCAATTTGTAAAGAAAGAAAACTTATTAGATAAAAAATCGGATCTGAGGATATTTGGATGTAACAATCCTTGTCCTAAGTATCCCGGCGACCTGTATGGGTATGAATATTACATAACGATACCGGAGGATCAAAAGGTATTAGAACCATTGGAAAAGAGACAATTGCCAGGCGGATTATATGCGGTATACTGCATTCCTATGGGTGAGTTTGCACGCTGGAGCGATCTCTATGATTGGGTAAATAAAAGTACGGAGTATGAATTGGAACAAAGAGAGCCTTGGGGAATGGGTGGCGCCTTAGAGGAACATCTAAATCCTTAT
- a CDS encoding lysine-N-methylase, producing MILRVPDYYEQFKCLADRCKDSCCIGWEIDIDEDTYDYYKTVEGEFGDRLRSKIMNSEEPSFILQKGGRCPLLNKDNLCDICIELGESSLCEICTEYPRFTLEYDHTREKCLGLSCEEAGRLIFLDDHKASFLETEIPEYYDEDEDETEEEKGMASYFQDARDMAIQIVQWRERKIEERISLLIAFATELQELIKHDTPEEIEELVHNYGDILLGKQRAIEVNPAIEEELKLAFEERMELFAGMEILDEEWRTYYDEVKAFFETQEYAQSLKDFMSHYREREYEYENLMVYFIFRYFMKAVYDSNVLAKVKFAAASFLMIRDMDIVRFVKNGNAFTVEDRIDVARIYSKEVEHSEDNLEYLSECFLFEEVFQTESMMKQVIGSED from the coding sequence ATGATACTTAGAGTACCCGATTATTATGAACAATTCAAATGCTTAGCCGATCGCTGTAAAGATAGCTGCTGCATCGGCTGGGAGATAGATATTGATGAAGATACGTATGATTATTACAAGACCGTAGAAGGAGAATTTGGAGATCGACTTCGTTCTAAGATAATGAACAGCGAGGAGCCAAGCTTTATTTTACAAAAAGGTGGTCGCTGTCCATTACTTAATAAGGATAATCTATGTGATATCTGCATTGAATTGGGGGAAAGTTCCCTTTGTGAGATTTGTACGGAGTATCCACGTTTTACTCTTGAGTATGATCATACGAGAGAGAAATGTCTTGGATTATCTTGCGAGGAAGCAGGGAGACTGATCTTCTTAGATGATCATAAAGCATCCTTTCTGGAAACGGAGATTCCGGAATACTATGATGAAGATGAGGATGAAACAGAGGAAGAAAAGGGAATGGCATCTTATTTTCAGGATGCAAGAGATATGGCAATTCAGATCGTTCAGTGGAGAGAGAGAAAGATTGAAGAGAGAATCAGTCTTTTAATTGCATTTGCAACGGAACTACAAGAACTGATCAAACATGATACACCAGAAGAGATCGAAGAACTGGTACACAATTATGGCGACATTCTATTAGGGAAGCAAAGAGCGATCGAAGTAAATCCTGCTATCGAAGAGGAACTAAAACTGGCGTTTGAGGAGAGAATGGAGTTATTTGCCGGTATGGAGATCTTAGATGAAGAGTGGAGAACTTACTATGATGAGGTAAAAGCATTTTTTGAGACTCAAGAATATGCTCAGAGTCTAAAAGACTTTATGAGTCATTATCGAGAAAGAGAATATGAATATGAGAACTTGATGGTGTATTTTATCTTCCGATATTTTATGAAGGCAGTTTATGATTCCAATGTATTAGCAAAGGTAAAATTTGCAGCAGCAAGTTTTCTTATGATCCGTGATATGGATATAGTGCGCTTTGTTAAGAATGGGAATGCATTTACGGTAGAGGATCGAATTGATGTAGCCAGAATCTATTCAAAAGAAGTAGAACATTCTGAAGATAATTTGGAGTATTTATCCGAGTGTTTCTTATTCGAAGAGGTATTTCAGACGGAGAGTATGATGAAACAAGTAATTGGATCAGAAGATTAA
- a CDS encoding UV-endonuclease UvdE has translation MAINLGYCCVTMLHPEIRCNRASTKTYLEKMDYEKRKPYLLDKARENVLDLARLLYANEREDIYAYRLSEQLLPQIDLDYYKVSDVKEELKKVGEIANQFQMQLSTHPSQYFVLNSKKEDVVERTIHSLNLFADMFEVMELDKIPNITLHLGMKGGYDTVEEAIDVFCKNFGRFQENTKSYLVLENDHVSFTVDECLKVHEKIGIPIVFDNKHYEWNPGIYSYEDCVKKVIPTWGDRYPKFHLSSDKEGKKHAHSDYVAVEDYEKMEEAIMKTTIRDCYVMLECKRKDEALLRLRKDCQKRRKELF, from the coding sequence ATGGCAATTAATTTAGGATATTGTTGTGTGACCATGCTTCATCCAGAAATAAGATGTAATCGTGCTTCTACGAAAACGTATTTAGAAAAGATGGATTATGAGAAGAGAAAGCCCTATTTGTTAGACAAGGCCAGAGAGAATGTTCTTGATCTTGCCCGATTGTTATATGCAAATGAAAGAGAGGATATTTATGCTTATCGGCTTTCGGAACAGCTCCTTCCTCAGATCGATCTTGATTATTATAAAGTGAGTGATGTGAAAGAGGAACTAAAGAAAGTAGGGGAGATAGCGAATCAGTTCCAGATGCAGCTATCCACCCATCCATCCCAATATTTTGTATTAAATTCGAAGAAAGAAGATGTTGTGGAGCGTACCATTCATTCTTTGAATTTATTTGCAGATATGTTTGAAGTGATGGAATTAGATAAAATTCCGAACATTACCCTTCATCTGGGTATGAAAGGCGGATATGATACGGTAGAAGAGGCGATTGATGTCTTTTGTAAAAATTTTGGACGATTTCAAGAAAATACAAAGTCTTATTTGGTATTAGAAAATGATCACGTTTCGTTTACCGTTGATGAATGTCTGAAAGTACATGAAAAGATTGGAATTCCCATTGTTTTTGATAATAAGCATTATGAATGGAATCCGGGAATCTATTCTTATGAGGATTGTGTGAAGAAGGTGATCCCTACATGGGGTGATCGTTATCCGAAGTTTCATCTATCTAGTGATAAGGAAGGAAAGAAACATGCACATAGTGATTATGTAGCGGTAGAGGATTATGAAAAGATGGAAGAAGCGATTATGAAAACTACAATACGCGATTGTTATGTAATGTTAGAGTGTAAGAGAAAGGATGAAGCATTATTGCGATTGCGAAAGGATTGCCAAAAGAGGAGAAAAGAGTTATTCTAA
- a CDS encoding methyl-accepting chemotaxis protein: protein MENVHKRNLIIIWGCILALATTTIGGYGLCPVAYKGIATLVVTGIICSIIYKLSIDDTKKALTLVLLPSYAILIYSWIVGGNSTAFEATYVTLGMAAGYFNRKIIKLFTIPFIIVTSIVSLLDYKILSDFSLIGAVTRIIIFTATSILIYIGTVYGEEKIKQVRETLQTIDANRDLAHKVSNNLNDQVQHSLDAVNNVTEQSNMITESTEQISHVVEENSNAFLSVSKKIKTTLDQVNQNYENASKLEQSFHSVNDAVTNGNEKAATVKTSMNQMAGQVGSAKEATVALLDQMDNIQNILSEITSIAEQTNLLSLNASIEAARAGEQGQGFAVVANEIRSLSEGSKNAADHIQEILTSLASLTQDVTDKISAGANAAVQSEDDITELLGVLHMIDSSTSEATKVVSNEFKIIESIRDQYNDINTEVESVAATSEENTAMIITINESVLAQTEAIHKLSESIKEMKESSDKLSESI, encoded by the coding sequence TTGGAAAACGTTCACAAAAGAAATCTTATTATTATTTGGGGGTGCATTCTTGCACTCGCTACAACCACGATAGGAGGATACGGATTATGTCCTGTTGCATATAAGGGGATTGCAACGTTAGTGGTCACAGGGATTATCTGCTCCATCATTTACAAACTAAGCATTGATGATACAAAAAAAGCGCTTACACTTGTATTATTACCATCCTATGCTATTCTAATTTATTCTTGGATCGTAGGTGGAAACTCAACGGCGTTTGAGGCTACATATGTAACACTAGGTATGGCAGCCGGTTACTTTAACCGAAAGATCATCAAACTCTTTACCATTCCTTTTATCATCGTAACTAGTATTGTAAGTCTACTCGATTACAAAATATTATCTGATTTTTCACTTATTGGTGCAGTAACTAGAATCATTATCTTTACAGCAACAAGTATTTTAATCTATATTGGTACCGTATACGGAGAAGAGAAGATCAAACAAGTACGAGAGACTCTTCAGACGATTGACGCAAATCGAGACCTTGCACACAAAGTTTCAAATAATTTAAATGATCAAGTACAGCACTCGTTGGATGCTGTCAACAATGTCACCGAACAATCGAATATGATCACGGAATCTACAGAACAGATTTCACATGTCGTAGAAGAAAATAGCAATGCCTTTTTGAGTGTTAGTAAGAAGATCAAAACGACATTAGATCAAGTGAATCAGAATTATGAAAATGCTTCTAAATTAGAACAGAGCTTCCATAGCGTTAACGATGCTGTTACAAATGGAAACGAGAAAGCCGCAACCGTTAAAACCTCTATGAATCAAATGGCAGGTCAGGTTGGCAGTGCCAAAGAAGCTACCGTTGCATTACTCGATCAGATGGATAACATCCAAAATATTTTATCTGAAATCACATCCATTGCAGAGCAAACAAATCTTCTCTCTCTAAACGCTTCCATTGAAGCCGCTCGCGCAGGTGAGCAAGGACAAGGATTTGCTGTTGTCGCCAATGAGATACGTTCTTTATCTGAAGGAAGTAAAAATGCTGCTGATCACATTCAGGAAATCTTGACTTCATTAGCATCCTTAACTCAAGATGTTACCGATAAAATATCGGCTGGTGCCAATGCAGCTGTACAGAGTGAAGATGATATCACAGAACTCTTAGGAGTCCTACACATGATCGATTCCTCTACAAGTGAAGCAACGAAAGTTGTCTCAAATGAATTCAAAATTATCGAGTCAATTCGCGATCAATATAATGACATTAATACAGAAGTGGAATCTGTTGCCGCAACTTCTGAGGAAAATACCGCAATGATCATTACGATCAACGAAAGTGTATTAGCTCAGACAGAGGCAATTCATAAATTATCTGAGTCCATTAAAGAGATGAAAGAATCTTCAGATAAACTTTCAGAAAGTATTTAA
- a CDS encoding transcriptional regulator, PadR family has protein sequence MISTQMLKGMLEGVILIIIEKNETYGYEISEMLSRYGFGMISEGTIYPILLRLEKNNCIKATYRQSSSGPKRKYFSITEEGKMKIKEFEDSYLAMTEAVDQVIGGREHE, from the coding sequence TTGATATCAACACAAATGTTAAAAGGGATGTTGGAGGGTGTTATTCTAATTATTATTGAGAAGAACGAGACCTATGGTTATGAAATATCAGAGATGCTGAGCCGTTATGGGTTTGGAATGATATCAGAGGGAACGATTTACCCTATTCTACTCAGATTAGAAAAAAATAACTGTATCAAAGCAACTTATCGTCAATCAAGTTCTGGACCGAAGAGAAAATATTTCTCAATTACGGAAGAAGGAAAGATGAAGATAAAAGAATTCGAGGATAGTTATCTAGCAATGACAGAAGCGGTTGATCAAGTGATTGGAGGACGTGAGCATGAATAA
- a CDS encoding methyl-accepting chemotaxis protein, with amino-acid sequence MNQRKTIAMQFRKINRLIGITIFLLIAIYTGVLFLIKSQLSDFYHQSFYVVTETSALCSELESMENDMYKALLLQNDSSLTLLESSNKTLSTLQKEVTLLSSQSAEYQKWLTALNNSMKLWVPLHQDMIKSCKNEDYQMTAQIFNNQYKLLLDEGKKSLQSIKQKALTSSSAYYARIEQLQLASILCVSIGALIGIFAVFTFIKRLKNSILPPLQSLTELASSYGKGQLRGQQNFHSDNEFGLLAQTMEQMAQQIYRILSDIESVTSAFTNRNLNAEISENYDGDFYLIQTALEQLSQSIKSPIKQMETCSNDLIHSASTLSNSSEHLLGLCVEQSDETVKLQHTLEALSDRITQNLDTNNHLLVFMQNCTKKGDQGQEDMKELMESVSATVDLSANIQSILSQLQKIAKTTKLLALNASIEAARAGDQGNSFHVVAEQISTLAEESTTIASKANQFISDSLVQMERCQETAFSTNRSLRDLNDEIQTIFSRMQSAADSLRLGVDDIGQVTNGLSTITDKTEETVLSARKNQSLSSSLQSQADALTDIVGQYQL; translated from the coding sequence ATGAACCAAAGAAAAACAATTGCTATGCAGTTTAGAAAAATTAATCGTCTGATCGGAATTACAATCTTTTTACTCATCGCAATCTATACCGGTGTCTTGTTTTTGATCAAATCTCAGCTCAGTGATTTCTATCACCAATCCTTTTACGTTGTTACGGAGACTTCAGCTCTCTGCTCTGAATTAGAGAGTATGGAAAATGATATGTACAAAGCGCTTTTGTTACAGAACGATTCCTCCCTAACCTTATTAGAATCCTCAAATAAAACGCTTTCCACACTTCAAAAAGAAGTTACTTTACTGAGCAGTCAGTCTGCTGAATATCAAAAATGGCTCACCGCCCTTAATAACTCAATGAAACTATGGGTTCCTCTCCACCAAGATATGATCAAAAGTTGCAAGAATGAAGATTACCAAATGACCGCTCAAATCTTTAATAATCAATATAAGTTGTTACTCGATGAAGGGAAAAAATCTCTTCAATCTATTAAGCAGAAAGCACTTACTAGTTCTTCCGCTTACTATGCACGAATTGAACAACTCCAGCTTGCAAGCATCCTCTGCGTAAGTATCGGTGCCCTGATCGGAATATTCGCCGTCTTTACCTTTATCAAACGTTTGAAAAACTCAATCCTGCCTCCACTCCAATCACTCACGGAGCTAGCATCCTCTTATGGAAAAGGTCAGCTAAGGGGACAGCAGAATTTTCATTCTGATAACGAATTTGGCTTACTGGCTCAGACTATGGAACAAATGGCCCAACAGATCTATCGTATTCTTTCAGATATCGAATCCGTAACCAGCGCATTTACCAATCGAAATTTGAATGCCGAAATCTCCGAAAACTATGATGGCGACTTTTATTTAATCCAGACTGCATTAGAACAACTCTCACAATCGATCAAATCACCGATCAAGCAGATGGAGACTTGTTCAAACGATCTCATTCATTCTGCTTCTACTTTAAGCAATAGCTCGGAACATTTATTAGGCTTATGTGTAGAGCAATCAGACGAGACCGTAAAGCTTCAGCACACACTAGAAGCACTTTCTGATCGAATCACACAAAATCTAGACACCAATAATCATCTTCTAGTATTCATGCAAAACTGCACCAAGAAGGGAGATCAAGGTCAAGAGGATATGAAAGAACTTATGGAATCTGTATCTGCCACCGTTGATCTTTCTGCAAATATCCAGTCCATTCTCAGTCAACTCCAAAAGATTGCAAAAACAACCAAACTACTTGCATTAAATGCTTCTATCGAAGCTGCCAGAGCTGGCGATCAAGGAAATAGTTTTCATGTAGTTGCTGAACAGATCAGTACTCTTGCTGAAGAAAGCACTACGATCGCCTCTAAAGCAAATCAATTTATCAGTGATTCCTTAGTTCAGATGGAACGATGTCAAGAAACTGCTTTTTCTACCAATCGCTCCTTAAGAGATTTAAACGATGAAATACAGACTATTTTTAGCAGGATGCAGTCTGCTGCCGACTCACTTCGTCTTGGCGTTGATGACATCGGTCAGGTAACAAATGGTCTTTCGACTATTACGGATAAAACAGAAGAGACTGTTCTTTCCGCTAGAAAAAACCAGTCTCTTTCTTCTTCCTTGCAATCTCAAGCTGATGCTCTTACTGACATCGTAGGACAATATCAATTGTAA